In a genomic window of Quercus lobata isolate SW786 chromosome 4, ValleyOak3.0 Primary Assembly, whole genome shotgun sequence:
- the LOC115984013 gene encoding scarecrow-like protein 3, producing MAAVQEDGSSVTSSSHESSPWMRRSPGLGSPSPWIRELGSEERGLCLIRLLQECAVHVGTGSMENANLGLEHISHLASPDGDTMQRIAAYFTQALADRMLKGWPGLHKALNSTKLSSVSEEVLVQKLFFEFCPFLKVAYLITNQAIIEAMEGEKVVHIIDLYSIEPAQWINLLQMISARPEGPPHLKITGIHEQKGVLEQMALQLVEEADRLDIPFQFNPIVCKLENLDLESLGVKTGEALAVSSILKLHSLLATDDDMLRRDSPVALKNLQKVFHNRQRPLREFLDKDLINLYLASLDSTSTSSPLSLCASPKMESFLSSLWSLSPKLMVITEQEADHNGFTLMERVKKALNFYAALFDCLDSAVSRAPIERHKIEKMLFGEEIKNIIACEGAERKERHEKLEKWISRLELAGFGRVPFSYYSRLQAGRLLQISNYGGYNFKEENGCFVICWKSIPLFSVSAWRRWSN from the coding sequence ATGGCAGCAGTACAAGAAGACGGATCTTCTGTAACTTCATCATCCCATGAATCCTCTCCCTGGATGCGACGATCTCCTGGGTTAGGATCACCATCCCCTTGGATTAGGGAGCTTGGATCGGAGGAGAggggtttgtgtttgatacGTCTTCTGCAAGAATGTGCTGTCCATGTAGGTACTGGCAGTATGGAGAATGCTAATCTCGGACTTGAGCATATTTCCCATCTTGCCTCTCCTGATGGTGATACAATGCAGCGAATCGCTGCTTACTTCACCCAGGCACTTGCAGATAGGATGCTTAAAGGCTGGCCTGGTCTGCACAAAGCCCTCAATTCAACTAAATTATCATCAGTCTCTGAGGAAGTGCTTGTTCAAAAGTTGTTCTTTGAGTTTTGCCCCTTCTTGAAGGTTGCATATCTGATCACAAATCAGGCCATTATAGAAGCTATGGAGGGGGAAAAGGTGGTTCATATTATTGATCTTTATTCAATAGAGCCTGCACAGTGGATTAATCTTCTTCAGATGATAAGTGCACGGCCAGAAGGCCCTCCCCATTTGAAAATTACTGGTATTCATGAGCAGAAAGGGGTATTGGAGCAAATGGCTCTTCAGTTGGTAGAGGAAGCTGACAGATTGGACATCCCATTTCAATTCAACCCTATAGTGTGTAAATTAgagaatcttgatcttgaaagtTTGGGTGTTAAGACTGGTGAAGCTCTTGCTGTCAGCTCTATACTTAAGCTACATTCTCTCTTGGCTACTGATGATGATATGCTAAGAAGAGACTCACCTGTGGCATTAAAGAACCTGCAGAAAGTTTTCCATAATCGCCAGCGGCCTTTACGGGAGTTTCTTGACAAGGATCTGATCAATTTGTATTTGGCTAGCCTGGATTCCACCTCCACATCATCCCCACTATCTCTATGTGCTTCCCCAAAAATGGAGAGCTTTCTAAGTTCTCTTTGGAGCCTCTCACCAAAGTTAATGGTAATAACTGAGCAGGAAGCAGACCATAATGGTTTCACTTTAATGGAGAGGGTCAAGAAAGCATTGAACTTCTATGCTGCTCTATTTGATTGCTTGGACTCCGCGGTATCAAGAGCACCAATAGAGCGACATAAGATTGAGAAGATGCTTTTTGGTGaggaaattaaaaacatcattgcTTGTGAGGGAGCAGAGAGAAAGGAGAGGCATGAGAAGCTTGAGAAATGGATTTCGAGGCTTGAGTTGGCTGGTTTCGGGAGGGTGCCATTCAGCTACTACAGTAGATTGCAGGCTGGGAGGCTGTTGCAGATCAGTAATTATGGTGGCTAtaattttaaagaagaaaatggatGTTTCGTTATCTGCTGGAAAAGTATTCCCCTATTTTCGGTTTCAGCCTGGAGAAGGTGGTCAAACTAA
- the LOC115987776 gene encoding scarecrow-like protein 3: protein MARAKQEGRSSLTSSHESSPGLGSPYPWLRSPQSEEGGLQLIELLGECASHVTARCLQSVNTRLEHISYLASPKGTAIQRIASYFIEAFADRMLKGFTGLHKALNSTKISSVSEEILVQKLFYEHCPFLKFAYLITNQAIMEAMEGEKVVHIIDLYPVEPEQWIRLLQALSARQEGAPHLKITGIHEQNEVLVKMDFQLKEVADRLRIPFQFNPIVSTLENLDIESLGIKTGEALAVISVLQLHSLLAIDEEVVRRNQQSLQQFLETDLNHLYIASASSSTSSELSLSASPKMESFLSSLRRFSPKLMVITEQEANHNGFTLIERVHNAMKFYAALFDCLDSTKSIAPIEQQKVEKMLFGEEIKNIVACDGAERKERHEKLEKWILWLELAGFSRVPFSYNGRVDASTMLQYYSDAYSFTEKNGCLVIYWHEIPLFSVSAWSFR from the coding sequence ATGGCAAGAGCAAAACAAGAAGGCAGATCTTCTTTAACTTCATCCCATGAATCCTCTCCTGGATTAGGATCACCATACCCCTGGCTCAGATCGCCACAATCTGAGGAAGGAGGTTTGCAATTGATAGAACTTCTTGGAGAATGTGCTAGCCATGTAACTGCCAGATGTCTTCAAAGTGTTAATACCAGGCTTGAACATATTTCCTATCTTGCCTCTCCTAAAGGCACTGCAATTCAGCGAATTGCTTCATATTTCATTGAGGCATTTGCTGATAGGATGCTTAAAGGCTTTACTGGTCTGCACAAAGCACTGAATTCGACGAAAATATCATCAGTCTCTGAGGAAATTCTTGTTCAAAAATTGTTCTATGAGCATTGCCCCTTCTTGAAGTTTGCATATTTGATCACAAATCAGGCCATTATGGAAGCTATGGAGGGGGAAAAAGTAGTTCATATTATTGATCTCTATCCAGTTGAGCCAGAACAATGGATTAGACTTCTTCAGGCATTAAGTGCGCGGCAAGAAGGGGCACCCCATTTGAAAATTACGGGCATTCATGAACAGAATGAAGTATTAGTAAAAATGGATTTTCAGTTGAAAGAAGTAGCTGACAGGTTGAGAATCCCATTTCAATTCAATCCTATAGTTAGCACATTGGAGAATCTTGATATTGAAAGTTTGGGCATCAAGACTGGAGAAGCTCTTGCAGTCATCTCTGTACTTCAGCTACATTCTCTCTTGGCTATTGATGAGGAAGTGGTAAGAAGGAATCAGCAGTCTCTTCAACAGTTTCTTGAGACGGATCTGAATCATTTGTATATTGCCAGTGCTTCCTCCTCGACATCATCCGAACTATCTCTAAGTGCTTCCCCAAAAATGGAGAGCTTTCTAAGTTCTCTTCGGCGTTTCTCACCAAAGCTGATGGTGATAACTGAGCAGGAAGCAAATCATAATGGTTTTACATTAATAGAGAGAGTACACAATGCAATGAAATTCTATGCTGCTCTCTTTGATTGTTTGGATTCCACCAAATCAATAGCACCAATAGAGCAACAAAAGGTTGAGAAGATGCTTTTTGGAGAGGAAATTAAAAACATCGTAGCATGTGATGGAGCAGAGAGAAAGGAGAGGCATGAGAAGCTTGAGAAATGGATTTTATGGCTTGAGTTAGCTGGTTTCAGCAGGGTGCCATTTAGCTATAATGGTAGAGTTGATGCTAGTACAATGTTGCAGTACTATAGTGATGCGTATAGCTTCACAGAAAAGAATGGATGTTTGGTTATCTACTGGCATGAGATTCCcctattttcagtttcagcctGGAGTTTCAGATGA
- the LOC115984299 gene encoding scarecrow-like protein 3 isoform X1 → MAGTQDARYSATPSSSQWMSLSPGLGSPIGTPLSEKLGVELLRMIEECGYHVAASNMPNANIMLELISRLASANGSPIQRIAAYVIEAFAERMLKTKLSGLYNAFKSTNISLVSEENVAQRLFYNVCPFIKVAYLVTNQAIIEAMEGEKRVHIIDLYSFEPEQWIDLLHTFKARPEGPPCVKITGIHDQRVVLEQMAVRLMAEASKLEIPFHFIPIVSKLENVDTESFCVDAGEAFAISSVFQLHSLLAFDEEVPRRISPVASKRPLRKFLDEVSPDFTSSSSILSPSFSPKMKNFLSFLRRLSPKVMVIAEQEANHNGFSLTERVKEALDFYAPLFDCLDSIRSITPMERQMIEKMIFGEEIKNIIACDGVERKERHEKLEKWILRLEQAGFGRVELSYYNSINARKYLQNYGNDGYNIKEKDGYIVLCWNRCPLFSISAWQFGRQK, encoded by the coding sequence ATGGCAGGAACCCAAGATGCAAGGTATTCTGCAACTCCATCATCCTCTCAATGGATGTCACTGTCTCCTGGTTTAGGATCACCGATTGGAACACCACTATCTGAGAAATTGGGCGTGGAATTGTTAAGAATGATTGAAGAATGTGGTTATCATGTAGCTGCAAGTAATATGCCTAATGCTAATATCATGCTTGAGCTTATTTCCCGTCTTGCCTCTGCTAATGGCTCCCCCATTCAGCGAATTGCAGCATATGTCATCGAGGCATTTGCTGAAAGGATGCTGAAAACAAAATTGTCTGGTCTTTACAATGCCTTCAAATCGACAAATATATCATTAGTATCCGAGGAAAATGTTGCTCAAAGATTGTTCTATAACGTTTGTCCTTTCATAAAAGTCGCATATTTGGTCACGAATCAAGCCATTATAGAAGCTATGGAGGGCGAGAAGCGGGTTCATATTATTGATCTCTATTCATTTGAACCTGAACAGTGGATTGATCTTCTTCATACATTTAAAGCACGGCCAGAGGGGCCGCCCTGTGTAAAAATTACCGGTATCCATGACCAGAGAGTAGTTTTAGAGCAAATGGCTGTTCGGTTGATGGCAGAAGCTTCTAAGTTAGAAATTCCATTTCACTTCATTCCTATAGTGAGCAAATTAGAGAATGTTGATACTGAAAGCTTTTGTGTTGACGCCGGAGAAGCTTTTGCAATCAGCTCTGTATTTCAGCTTCATTCTCTCTTGGCTTTTGACGAGGAAGTGCCAAGAAGGATTTCACCTGTGGCATCAAAGAGGCCTTTACGGAAGTTTCTCGACGAGGTCAGTCCTGATTTCACCTCTTCATCATCCATACTATCTCCAAGTTTTtcaccaaaaatgaaaaactttctAAGTTTTCTTCGGCGCCTCTCACCGAAGGTGATGGTGATAGCTGAGCAGGAGGCAAACCATAATGGTTTTAGTTTAACTGAGAGAGTCAAGGAAGCATTGGACTTCTATGCTCCTCTCTTCGATTGCTTAGACTCCATTCGATCAATAACACCAATGGAGCGACAAATGATAGAGAAGATGATTTTCGGAGaggaaattaaaaacatcatagCATGCGACGGAGTGGAGAGAAAGGAGAGGCATGAAAAGCTTGAGAAATGGATTCTAAGGCTTGAGCAGGCTGGTTTTGGCCGGGTGGAATTGAGCTATTACAACAGTATAAATGCTAGGAAGTATTTGCAGAACTATGGCAATGATGGTTATAACATCAAAGAAAAGGATGGATATATTGTTCTCTGCTGGAACAGGTGTCCCTTATTTTCCATTTCAGCTTGGCAGTTCGGGAGACAAAAATAA
- the LOC115984299 gene encoding scarecrow-like protein 3 isoform X2: MAGTQDARYSATPSSSQWMSLSPGLGSPIGTPLSEKLGVELLRMIEECGYHVAASNMPNANIMLELISRLASANGSPIQRIAAYVIEAFAERMLKTKLSGLYNAFKSTNISLVSEENVAQRLFYNVCPFIKVAYLVTNQAIIEAMEGEKRVHIIDLYSFEPEQWIDLLHTFKARPEGPPCVKITGIHDQRVVLEQMAVRLMAEASKLEIPFHFIPIVSKLENVDTESFCVDAGEAFAISSVFQLHSLLAFDEEVPRRISPVASKRPLRKFLDEVMVIAEQEANHNGFSLTERVKEALDFYAPLFDCLDSIRSITPMERQMIEKMIFGEEIKNIIACDGVERKERHEKLEKWILRLEQAGFGRVELSYYNSINARKYLQNYGNDGYNIKEKDGYIVLCWNRCPLFSISAWQFGRQK; this comes from the exons ATGGCAGGAACCCAAGATGCAAGGTATTCTGCAACTCCATCATCCTCTCAATGGATGTCACTGTCTCCTGGTTTAGGATCACCGATTGGAACACCACTATCTGAGAAATTGGGCGTGGAATTGTTAAGAATGATTGAAGAATGTGGTTATCATGTAGCTGCAAGTAATATGCCTAATGCTAATATCATGCTTGAGCTTATTTCCCGTCTTGCCTCTGCTAATGGCTCCCCCATTCAGCGAATTGCAGCATATGTCATCGAGGCATTTGCTGAAAGGATGCTGAAAACAAAATTGTCTGGTCTTTACAATGCCTTCAAATCGACAAATATATCATTAGTATCCGAGGAAAATGTTGCTCAAAGATTGTTCTATAACGTTTGTCCTTTCATAAAAGTCGCATATTTGGTCACGAATCAAGCCATTATAGAAGCTATGGAGGGCGAGAAGCGGGTTCATATTATTGATCTCTATTCATTTGAACCTGAACAGTGGATTGATCTTCTTCATACATTTAAAGCACGGCCAGAGGGGCCGCCCTGTGTAAAAATTACCGGTATCCATGACCAGAGAGTAGTTTTAGAGCAAATGGCTGTTCGGTTGATGGCAGAAGCTTCTAAGTTAGAAATTCCATTTCACTTCATTCCTATAGTGAGCAAATTAGAGAATGTTGATACTGAAAGCTTTTGTGTTGACGCCGGAGAAGCTTTTGCAATCAGCTCTGTATTTCAGCTTCATTCTCTCTTGGCTTTTGACGAGGAAGTGCCAAGAAGGATTTCACCTGTGGCATCAAAGAGGCCTTTACGGAAGTTTCTCGACGAG GTGATGGTGATAGCTGAGCAGGAGGCAAACCATAATGGTTTTAGTTTAACTGAGAGAGTCAAGGAAGCATTGGACTTCTATGCTCCTCTCTTCGATTGCTTAGACTCCATTCGATCAATAACACCAATGGAGCGACAAATGATAGAGAAGATGATTTTCGGAGaggaaattaaaaacatcatagCATGCGACGGAGTGGAGAGAAAGGAGAGGCATGAAAAGCTTGAGAAATGGATTCTAAGGCTTGAGCAGGCTGGTTTTGGCCGGGTGGAATTGAGCTATTACAACAGTATAAATGCTAGGAAGTATTTGCAGAACTATGGCAATGATGGTTATAACATCAAAGAAAAGGATGGATATATTGTTCTCTGCTGGAACAGGTGTCCCTTATTTTCCATTTCAGCTTGGCAGTTCGGGAGACAAAAATAA